The genomic region CTTAATAAATCTAATTTGCTGAAAACAATTTCTTTATTCAGCTCTGCTACAGATTTCGTGCTAATTTCAATTGGTAATTTAGTTGTTGCCCATCTGAGCACTAGTTCTCCCGAGTGCTCGGTGATGTTTTCAAAACTATACACTAGTCGTTCTTGGTGCTCATTCTCTTCAGGGCTCACTAGAGTGCGTAGCGCATCTTCGGCTTGATCGTAGTCATATGATCCCCATTGATTCGGTACAGAATTGAATATAACTCTCCAATCTTCATTCTCTTTCGGAACAACAAAAAAAGAATATGTACCGGCTTTGAGAAAGTCTCCGTTAATCGAAACGTCTTGCGAGAACGTCACAGTGGTTGCTTCATTTGCTCCAGCACGCCATACTCTGTCCCATTTCTCTAACCCTCCAAAGACTGTTCGCCCTTTAACTTCCGGGGCTCCGTATGTAACTCTAACTTTTACTGAACCTATGTTACCAACTGCTTCGGCGTTCCTCGCTGATTGAGAAGAGTCAGCGCCTCTTTGTTGAGCAAATGATATGTTCAATTGCATTAGAAATAACATGCATAAAACAAAGATAGCAGACAATGCTCGATGATTTTTCATGGTTTCGTAATTCACAAACAAACTAAGCTATCCTCCATCAGGAATACGCAGCTAAGCTGAGATACTCACTAGTTTATAATTTCGATAGCATATCTAACGTAAGATACAAAAGTAATAACGTGTAAAAACACTCTATATTATACTTCCAGAAATGTGAGTGTTTCAGGTCTTATTCATTCAGTCAACTATCCAAAGGAAACATCCTAATAACAGCCCTCTCGACATCTATATAACTAGTGTCAAATCTTTTAACAAACACAACACTGGAATGCCTCCATTCTCTGATCCAGGTTTCAAGTTAGTGGCGGCACAGGTTTTAGGGTTTTCTTCACACCAGCAGCATATGCTGCTGGTGTCTCGTAATTCAAGCTGCTGTGTGGTCGGTATTCGTTATAACGGCGACGAAACTGCTCCGATAACACCCGGGCTTCTAGTACCGTCGTAAAGATCTCTCGGTTGAGTAGTCCGTCTCGAAAGGTATTGTTAAAACTCTCGATATATCCGTATTGCCAAGGAGCTCCTGGTTCAATGTAACGCGTTTCGACATTTGCTGCAGTGAGATATTCTCGAAGCGCCTTTGCGACGAACTCAGGGCCATTGTCACTTCTCAGATTCGCCGGTGCACCATGGAGCGCAAAGAGCCCATCAAGAACTTCTATCACACGGCGTGAAGTAATACCGCGCGATACATCGATCATAAAACACTCCCGTGTGTATTCGTCCATGACCGGCATGAACTTCATCTGACGCCCATCTTCGGTAGTGTCAAAGAGGAGGTCGATACTCCACACGTGGCCGGGATGAGTTGCCTTTAGCCTGAGACAGCCATTCTCACTCGTTCCCAGGCGTCGCTTCTTGTGCTGCTTCAGAGGCACTTGAAGGCCAGCCTGCTTCCATAGCCTGTGGATGCGTTTCGGATTGACATGCCAGCCTTCTCGGCCTGTAAGCTTCCCTGATATGCTCCCATTAAGCCCAGCATTATGACGCGGGTAAGGGGGGAAAGCTGGGGCATTTGGGCTGGGATGCCACGGAGCAATGCGATGGTGCGGCCAATTGGGTTTTTGCTTTCCTTTTTTGCACAATCGATGCAGTCCGTCACGGCTTCGCGAACCGACTTATAAGATCTCTTCGCCTCCTGGTAGAGTCTGAATCGCAGCAGTGGTCCGTCATCACCGAGTTGGATCAAGTCGCCGGTGAACAGGTGCGTATCATTAATCGCTTTGTCATTGACGAGGACCGTTGTGTTTTCTGATGCACGGATGTGAAACCCGTTGTCCGCTTTGTACAGGTGTGCGTGTATGGGCGCCACCGTTGGTACTTTTGCGGCAGGGAAGTGAATGTCTACATCCGCTGAAGAGCCAATTTTAACGTCATCAGCCATCAAGGTATCACGCGTACCTCTATGATAACCGCTCAGGTGATCGAGGATAACAAGGGTGTCTCTCGAAGCAGAAAACGGGTCATCAGCTGGTGGCATAACAATTTGGGTTGGGTACACAGAGCCAGTAGGAGGCTCCGCAATATACAATTTTGTTGTTTCAATACAGACAATCTTGCGTATGCGCGGGAGGCAGAACTGTTACAGGTGCACAACAATACAGGCCACACGCGCAATGCATGTGACCTGTGTACTGCTGGGCAAGCAAAATCTTGTCATTTCCTGTAGACTTGATCTGAGGCTTAGGGAGCATGCCTCGTTGGATCCTGAATCAAGTTCAGGATACGGCTCATGCTGCTGAAGCAGCATGAGCCTAGTTCTTCTGCTGGGTCTTTACTTTGTAGTGATCAGACCGCAGCTGCTTACGCTGTGATTTCCAGGAGACATCATCGAGGCTAGAAGCTACACCGCGGCTCCGCTCCGCTTTTTCTAGTAGAACATCGGCTTCATAGGTAGCAGCATTTTGTTCGAGGTACACAGCGTTTTCTTGCAAGAGCGCTTCGGCTTCCCGCAACTGACCCATGTCGCGAAGGCCAATGGCTTGCTCTTCATTTAACACCGCGCGCTGCTCAATGGCAGAAACCATGGTTTTCTTGTCGACAGCTTCTTCAACTTCTGCCATGGAATTGGTAAAGGTTGCTGAGATGCTTTGGGCGTGATGCTCTTCTGCCTGCGTCAACATGTTGGCGTATGCGAGGCTGACATCTGCAATTTTATACGTGCCGGTTGTTTTCTCGCCTGACGTTTCCACTTCGAGTAGCACGTACTTTTCCTGTTCGCTGTAAAGCTGGTTCAGGCTTACGTCAACCTGCCGGCCATCAATGGATGCCTCCCGGCCCAATACACTGATAGGACGAATTCCCGGCGCAAGGTTGATGGATACCCGTACATCCTGTGCAACAACCGAGAGAACATCGCCAAATTCCTGGTTGAACATGCCGGCAAGCATATCTGCATGCTCTACAAAATGGTGGTTGCCGTCGCTGCGCATGGCCAGTGCCACCATGAGGTCTTCGTTATACCCGAGGCCGAGCCCGATGGTAGAGACTGAAATGCCATCCTGAATGAGAGAGGCACCAAGGCTACCAAGGGCATCGGGTGTTTCCGGGCCGTGGTTGGCCTGCCCATCCGATAGGAGAATCACGCGGTTTACCCGATTGTCTGCAAGGAATTCCCGGATTTGATTTGCCCCCGTTACCACGCCATCATATAATGCCGTGCCACCGCCGGCAGTGACCTGGCTGATTTTCTGCTCAATTTGCTGGATCTGTGAGAATTCAGTTGCCGGCAGTAACACCTGGGCAGTGTTGTCATACGTAATAATTGACACAACATCCCCTTCACTTAATCGCGAAACAGCTTGCAAGGCGGCGTTCTTTGCTTGCATCATTTTTTCGCCGTTCATAGACCCCGATTTGTCGAGTACAATGGCGACGTTGACGGGTGTTTTAGGGATGTCCTTGGTTATTTTGAAACCGGTCAGGTCAACTTTGATAAATGTGCGTTGTGTAGTGCCGCCCAGCAGCGAAGGATGGCTGATACTGGTTACAAAGCCAATTTGGTTGCCGCTATCCGGATTTACGCCGCCGGCTTTACGGGTGTCAAAGTATTGGAGTGTTATATACGATAGAAACAGTGCGCCGGCTGTTAAGACGAGCGCATTCAGGGATATGCGTAACATGATGCTCTCCTGTTTGATGTGATGAAGTGCTGGAGAGGGGCCCCGACCAGTATGATCTGTTGGTATAACGGAATGACCTGCAAAGTTATTGTGGACTGCAAAATTGTAGACTGGCACTATGCTACGCGAGCAATATTGTGCGGACCATTACGGTCCCATATTTGATCTGTAAATAGGCATTGATTGATATATTGCTGTGGCATATTATCCATTAGATCAGCATGCAAGCACTTCTGATACTACGTTACCACGCTTAGAACGCATGATGAAGTACTTAGGCCAAGCCCCTCAACTGGTCCGTCGCGCACGTTTGACGTTTTTATTGATCGGCGTTGCTGCATTTGCCGGATGTACGTCTGACCCGGTTACCAAGGCCACGGACCGATATACCTGTGATCCTGATAACGGAGGACTGACCCTGCCTGAAGGATTCTGTGCGTATGTGATTATCGATAGCCTTGGCTATGCGCGCCACATGACTGTTGACGAAGAGGGGGATGTGTATGTAGCCATGCGGGCGCGGGGAGAAGATCCGGGTGGCGTTGCTGCGCTACGCGATACAACCGGTAATGGTCGGATTGATGTTGTCGAACGATTCGGAAATTACCAGGGCACGGGTATCGAACTGCACGAAGGCTATCTTTACTTTGGTGCGAGAGATGCCATTTTACGGTTTCCACTTGAGCCCGGCGAACTTTCGCCGGCAGCAGCAGCGGAGATGCTGGTTACCGGATTTCCAGAACAACGTACACACGCAGCAAAACCCTTTGCCTTTGATAACGCCGGCAATCTGTATGTGAACGTGGGCGCACCTTCCAATGTATGCAGGGAAGCTGGCGACTCGAAAATGGGCATCGATCCGTGCCCCCAGCTCGAACAACAGGCAGCCATCTGGCGGTTTAGTGCGGTCCGTTCCAATCAAGACTTTGCCGCTGACGGATACAAATACGCGACGGGTATACGTAATGCCCTTGGGCTCGTCTGGAATCACAACACCAGCGCGCTCTACGCTACGCAGCATGGGCGCGATATGCTGTACACGCTGTGGGGTGAGTACTACACGGAAGCGCAAAGTGCAGATTTGCCGGCTGAGGAGTTTTTCAAAGTACGCGAAGGCGGTAACCTGGGGTGGCCGTACTGTTATTACGACCAGTTTCTTGAAAAACGTATTCGCGCCCCGGAATATGGTGGAGATGGGCAATCTGAAGAAGGGTGTACTACCTACGATTCACCCCTTGTGACCTTTCCCGGTCATTATGGCCCTAATGACCTCATCCTGGTGCAAGGCGAGCACTTTCCGGCGCGCTATGCCGGCGGTGCACTTGTGGCCTTTCATGGCTCATGGAACCGGCGCGACGCCCGCGGCCAGCAAGGCTATCAAGTGGCCTTCATCCCTGCGGATGGCGACGCGTTTTCGACTGAAACAGAGGTCTTTGCAGCGGGCTTCAAAGGCAATGCTATCATTAAAAGCCCCGGCGACGCAGCCCATAGACCAACCGGATTGGCCCAGGGACCCGACGGATCTCTGTACATTAGCGATTCTGTAAAAGGCAAAATCTGGCGGGTCCTGTATCGGGATTGAAGGGAGTGTGCTTTTAACCTTTAACTCTGCTTAGGAAGCCGGAGGTAGCAAACCCGATGAACAAACCCGGGTCCGTAGTAATGCCTTCGTATTTGTCGTTTAAAACCTGCATGTCGTCGATGGCAGCGCGTGCGTTTTCGCCGGCAATTTCTATGGCGCGCGCAGCGTAGAGGATGACCATTTCATTGTCATCCATCAGCAAGTTTGTGAGTGTTTCGAGGGCGCCGGCCGGTTGCCGGTGTTTGAGCAGCGCTGTCGCGGCTTCGATCCTGACAATTGGTGACGTATCACTGAGCGCCTTCCGCAGTGTACCAACAGCATCGCGAGATAAAGACGAAGCTGCCGTATAACCCACAGCACCCCAGTAACGGACGCCGGGTAACGTACTGTTCAGCGCTTGGTCAAATGCAGTGAAGTTGTCTGTCCCAACATGTGCCGCTGCGTTCATATGCACTTCTACATCGTAGGCACCAGATCTGGCCCAATCATATGGGGCACTGCCTCCTGCTTGCAGCGCCATTTCTATTTCCGGGATAAAGCCAAGGTCGTAGTTGTCAACCAGATGCTCGTTTAATGCCTCCTGCAAACGCGTCTTTATTTCAGCAAAGGCAGGGTCCGCCGCCAGGTTGTTCAGGTGTTGCGGATCTTCAAACGAATCATACAACTCCTCGATGGGTTTTGTTGGGCCGGCAAAATGGGTTTGTGCCGGCGTCATGGCCCCTTTGGCTGCCTCAGCGTAGAAGACGTGCCTGATTGCACCCTGGTCGGGCCATGCGGTCTGCTGGTTATAGCTCAGGTGGGGCATGTAGTGCCGTACATAATGGTACCGCTGATCGCGCACGGATCGCGACATGTCGATGGCTTCGTCGATCCTGTCGCGATGCCCGAATACATACCGGTGTAAAGGCCCTGCTGCCGGACCCAGAAAAGGGACACCCTGCATGTAGGGTGGCACAGCGACGCCAGTAAGGCTAAGCACGGTAGGACCAAAGTCGGCAAAATTCACGAGTCGGTCTGTTGTTGCGCCGGCATCGAGTGGCGCCAGGTGTTGGTATTTCTCGGGGAAACGAACAAGCAAGGGCACGTGCATGCCGGAGTCCAGTAGTGCACGTTTGTGCCGCGGGAGGCCTGAGCCGTGGTCCGAATAAAAGAAAATGATGGTATCGTCCATCAGTCCGTCAGCTTCAAGACGGGCCAGAACCTCACCCACTTGTTTGTCCATCACCGTAACACA from Bacteroidota bacterium harbors:
- a CDS encoding sulfatase-like hydrolase/transferase, whose product is MNAPRQLAPFACIFLLFANLNCTTPPDLPPPNILWITAEDMSPVLGYLGDTYAVTPNLDELAGESIIYSHAFATAPVCSPSRAALINGMMASVQGAHQMRSDYPLPEGWDGFPALLRDAGYYTTNNVKTDYNSGRADTIIAASWNENSATADWRGRAEEQPFFAVFNHMVSHQSRSMVWPYETFQAEVQSALTPEQIHDPAAAPVPPYYPDTPLVRQTIARFYDCVTVMDKQVGEVLARLEADGLMDDTIIFFYSDHGSGLPRHKRALLDSGMHVPLLVRFPEKYQHLAPLDAGATTDRLVNFADFGPTVLSLTGVAVPPYMQGVPFLGPAAGPLHRYVFGHRDRIDEAIDMSRSVRDQRYHYVRHYMPHLSYNQQTAWPDQGAIRHVFYAEAAKGAMTPAQTHFAGPTKPIEELYDSFEDPQHLNNLAADPAFAEIKTRLQEALNEHLVDNYDLGFIPEIEMALQAGGSAPYDWARSGAYDVEVHMNAAAHVGTDNFTAFDQALNSTLPGVRYWGAVGYTAASSLSRDAVGTLRKALSDTSPIVRIEAATALLKHRQPAGALETLTNLLMDDNEMVILYAARAIEIAGENARAAIDDMQVLNDKYEGITTDPGLFIGFATSGFLSRVKG
- a CDS encoding PQQ-dependent sugar dehydrogenase — its product is MMKYLGQAPQLVRRARLTFLLIGVAAFAGCTSDPVTKATDRYTCDPDNGGLTLPEGFCAYVIIDSLGYARHMTVDEEGDVYVAMRARGEDPGGVAALRDTTGNGRIDVVERFGNYQGTGIELHEGYLYFGARDAILRFPLEPGELSPAAAAEMLVTGFPEQRTHAAKPFAFDNAGNLYVNVGAPSNVCREAGDSKMGIDPCPQLEQQAAIWRFSAVRSNQDFAADGYKYATGIRNALGLVWNHNTSALYATQHGRDMLYTLWGEYYTEAQSADLPAEEFFKVREGGNLGWPYCYYDQFLEKRIRAPEYGGDGQSEEGCTTYDSPLVTFPGHYGPNDLILVQGEHFPARYAGGALVAFHGSWNRRDARGQQGYQVAFIPADGDAFSTETEVFAAGFKGNAIIKSPGDAAHRPTGLAQGPDGSLYISDSVKGKIWRVLYRD
- a CDS encoding FHA domain-containing protein; this translates as MPPADDPFSASRDTLVILDHLSGYHRGTRDTLMADDVKIGSSADVDIHFPAAKVPTVAPIHAHLYKADNGFHIRASENTTVLVNDKAINDTHLFTGDLIQLGDDGPLLRFRLYQEAKRSYKSVREAVTDCIDCAKKESKNPIGRTIALLRGIPAQMPQLSPLTRVIMLGLMGAYQGSLQAEKAGMSIRNASTGYGSRLAFKCL
- a CDS encoding DUF2911 domain-containing protein, which gives rise to MKNHRALSAIFVLCMLFLMQLNISFAQQRGADSSQSARNAEAVGNIGSVKVRVTYGAPEVKGRTVFGGLEKWDRVWRAGANEATTVTFSQDVSINGDFLKAGTYSFFVVPKENEDWRVIFNSVPNQWGSYDYDQAEDALRTLVSPEENEHQERLVYSFENITEHSGELVLRWATTKLPIEISTKSVAELNKEIVFSKLDLLRPNSVLVESQSELFIAKLRALDIPALLPSEGANLERAIVVDHEYYFSIRLEEASLQIAGMKLDWNDSNSVKDVTFDAEYFDFGVSLNFLQLGSSIELTLVCDSHNDLRCKNSEYIYSLRDGLSFYFEMDNSIRQIPSKLVLNK
- a CDS encoding VWA domain-containing protein, encoding MLRISLNALVLTAGALFLSYITLQYFDTRKAGGVNPDSGNQIGFVTSISHPSLLGGTTQRTFIKVDLTGFKITKDIPKTPVNVAIVLDKSGSMNGEKMMQAKNAALQAVSRLSEGDVVSIITYDNTAQVLLPATEFSQIQQIEQKISQVTAGGGTALYDGVVTGANQIREFLADNRVNRVILLSDGQANHGPETPDALGSLGASLIQDGISVSTIGLGLGYNEDLMVALAMRSDGNHHFVEHADMLAGMFNQEFGDVLSVVAQDVRVSINLAPGIRPISVLGREASIDGRQVDVSLNQLYSEQEKYVLLEVETSGEKTTGTYKIADVSLAYANMLTQAEEHHAQSISATFTNSMAEVEEAVDKKTMVSAIEQRAVLNEEQAIGLRDMGQLREAEALLQENAVYLEQNAATYEADVLLEKAERSRGVASSLDDVSWKSQRKQLRSDHYKVKTQQKN
- a CDS encoding IS3 family transposase, whose protein sequence is MSGKLTGREGWHVNPKRIHRLWKQAGLQVPLKQHKKRRLGTSENGCLRLKATHPGHVWSIDLLFDTTEDGRQMKFMPVMDEYTRECFMIDVSRGITSRRVIEVLDGLFALHGAPANLRSDNGPEFVAKALREYLTAANVETRYIEPGAPWQYGYIESFNNTFRDGLLNREIFTTVLEARVLSEQFRRRYNEYRPHSSLNYETPAAYAAGVKKTLKPVPPLT